In Nitrospira sp., one genomic interval encodes:
- the trmFO gene encoding methylenetetrahydrofolate--tRNA-(uracil(54)-C(5))-methyltransferase (FADH(2)-oxidizing) TrmFO: MRDDIVIIGGGLAGSEAAWQAAARGVKVTLYEMRPKEMTKAHKTGNLAELVCSNSLGSADPLNAPGILKAEMRRLNSLVIRAAEAARVPAGSALAVDREEFARFITRALEDHPHIRIVREEVAAIPSDATCIIATGPLTSDQLSKAIAELTNARHLYFYDAISPIIDADSIDMNIAYRASRYGKGGDDYLNCPLDEAAYNALYDAMMAAEKVQPKEFEKVPYFESCIPIEVMAERGRQTMQFGPLKPVGLEDPKTGRRPYAVVQLRTENVHGTCYNMVGFQTKMTYPEQRRVFRMIPGLEQAEFLRFGSLHRNTFINSPQLLRGTLQLKSRESLFFAGQLVGVEGYTESAAMGGLAGINAARLMAGQPLVAPPPTSAHGCLIAHLMNSDPAHFQPMNTNFGLFPPLSAKTRDKDQKRRLIQQRAVEDFDAWIAQSGIS, translated from the coding sequence ATGCGCGACGATATTGTGATTATTGGGGGGGGCTTAGCCGGTTCGGAAGCGGCCTGGCAAGCCGCCGCTCGCGGGGTCAAGGTGACCCTGTACGAAATGCGTCCAAAGGAGATGACCAAGGCCCACAAGACCGGGAACTTGGCCGAATTGGTGTGCTCGAATTCCTTGGGATCGGCCGACCCGCTGAATGCTCCCGGGATTTTAAAGGCTGAGATGCGCCGATTGAACTCCCTCGTCATTCGCGCGGCAGAAGCGGCGCGTGTCCCGGCTGGCTCGGCTTTGGCGGTCGATCGTGAAGAGTTCGCCCGGTTCATCACTCGCGCGTTGGAGGACCATCCTCATATTCGGATCGTTCGCGAGGAAGTGGCGGCGATTCCATCCGATGCCACTTGTATCATCGCGACCGGTCCTCTCACGTCGGACCAGTTGTCGAAGGCTATTGCTGAGCTGACCAATGCACGGCATCTGTACTTTTATGACGCCATTTCACCCATCATCGATGCCGATTCCATCGATATGAATATCGCCTACCGAGCCTCCCGCTACGGCAAGGGCGGGGATGACTATCTCAATTGCCCGTTGGATGAAGCGGCCTACAATGCTCTGTATGACGCGATGATGGCTGCGGAAAAGGTGCAGCCGAAGGAATTTGAGAAGGTGCCCTACTTTGAAAGCTGCATCCCGATCGAAGTCATGGCGGAACGAGGTCGGCAGACCATGCAGTTCGGCCCGTTGAAGCCCGTGGGCTTGGAAGATCCCAAGACTGGGCGACGCCCCTATGCCGTGGTCCAGCTCCGTACCGAGAACGTGCATGGCACCTGCTATAACATGGTCGGTTTTCAGACCAAAATGACTTATCCGGAGCAGCGCCGTGTCTTTCGGATGATTCCGGGTTTGGAGCAGGCCGAGTTCCTGCGTTTCGGCAGCCTTCATCGCAACACCTTCATCAACTCGCCGCAGCTCTTGCGAGGGACGTTACAACTCAAGTCGCGGGAGTCTCTCTTTTTTGCCGGACAGCTTGTCGGAGTCGAGGGCTACACCGAATCTGCGGCCATGGGAGGGCTTGCCGGAATCAATGCGGCTCGACTCATGGCCGGACAACCCTTGGTGGCGCCGCCGCCGACCAGCGCGCATGGCTGCCTCATCGCCCATCTCATGAACAGCGATCCGGCGCATTTTCAACCCATGAACACCAACTTCGGACTCTTCCCGCCTCTCTCCGCTAAGACGCGCGACAAGGATCAGAAGCGGCGTCTCATCCAGCAACGAGCCGTTGAGGATTTTGACGCATGGATCGCGCAATCCGGGATTTCCTGA